From the Manihot esculenta cultivar AM560-2 chromosome 3, M.esculenta_v8, whole genome shotgun sequence genome, one window contains:
- the LOC110611916 gene encoding desmethyl-deoxy-podophyllotoxin synthase: MEIPFPFFQLLFTFIFVILPITFKILQKYKTEKLPPGPRKLPLVGNLHQLVGSLPHHSLRNLAKKYGPVVHLQLGQVSTVIISSPDMAKEVMKTHDIIFAYRPNLLAARIMSYDSTNIAFSPYGNYWRQLRKICMMELLSPNRVQSFRSIREDEVETLIKTISSSAGSPVNLGEKVFSMIYSITARAAFGEKCKDQEQFMSLILRSSALAGGFCLGDMYPSVKALQVISGMKPKLEKLHQEMDKILDNILKEHREEKLAAKTGDEEGREDLVDILLRFQDKGDLEFSLADNNIKAVILDILGGGSETSATTIEWAMSEMLRNPRVMKEAQAEVRRVLDGKVDMDEGSIQELKYLKLVIKETLRLHPPVPLLLPRECSETCEINGYKIPAKTRVIVNAWTLGRDPSYWSEAETFFPERFVDSSIDFKGTNFEYIPFGAGRRICPGISFAQPSIELPLAHLLYHFDWKLANGLKHEDLDMTETCGLTARRKQFLVLIPIPYK, encoded by the exons ATGGAGATCCCTTTTCccttctttcaactccttttcaCCTTCATCTTCGTCATCTTGCCCATCACCTTTAAAATTCTACAGAAATATAAAACAGAAAAACTGCCCCCAGGGCCTCGGAAGCTTCCCCTCGTAGGAAACCTCCACCAGCTTGTTGGCTCCCTACCCCATCACTCCCTCAGAAACCTCGCAAAAAAATATGGCCCCGTTGTCCACCTACAGCTTGGCCAAGTATCCACCGTTATAATTTCTTCTCCAGATATGGCGAAAGAGGTCATGAAAACCCATGACATAATCTTCGCTTACAGGCCCAATCTTCTCGCTGCTAGAATCATGTCTTACGATTCAACAAACATTGCTTTTTCTCCTTACGGCAATTACTGGAGACAACTACGAAAAATTTGTATGATGGAGCTTTTAAGTCCAAATCGTGTACAATCATTCCGATCTATCAGAGAAGACGAAGTAGAAACTCTCATAAAAACTATATCTTCATCTGCAGGATCACCCGTCAATCTTGGAGAGAAGGTTTTCTCAATGATTTATAGCATAACCGCAAGAGCTGCCTTCGGCGAAAAATGCAAAGATCAAGAACAGTTTATGTCACTTATCCTGAGAAGTTCAGCGCTAGCTGGAGGTTTCTGCTTAGGTGATATGTACCCTTCAGTGAAGGCGCTTCAAGTGATCAGTGGAATGAAGCCAAAGCTGGAGAAGCTGCACCAAGAGATGGATAAGATACTCGATAACATTCTCAAGGAGCACAGAGAAGAGAAGTTGGCTGCAAAAACAGGGGATGAAGAGGGAAGAGAAGACCTTGTTGATATTCTTTTAAGGTTTCAAGACAAGGGTGACCTTGAATTCTCCCTCGCCGACAACAACATCAAAGCAGTCATCTTG GACATACTTGGAGGTGGGAGCGAGACATCAGCAACAACAATTGAATGGGCAATGTCCGAAATGCTGAGAAACCCAAGGGTAATGAAGGAGGCACAAGCAGAGGTAAGGCGAGTGTTGGATGGAAAAGTTGATATGGACGAAGGAAGCATTCAAGAACTAAAGTACCTGAAACTAGTAATCAAAGAGACCTTAAGGCTGCACCCTCCAGTACCCCTGCTGCTTCCAAGAGAATGCAGTGAGACTTGCGAGATTAATGGGTACAAGATACCTGCCAAGACTAGAGTGATTGTGAATGCATGGACACTTGGAAGAGATCCAAGTTACTGGAGTGAAGCTGAGACATTTTTTCCTGAGAGATTTGTTGATAGTTCAATTGATTTTAAGGGAACCAACTTTGAATACATCCCATTTGGAGCTGGAAGGAGAATCTGTCCAGGCATTTCATTTGCCCAGCCTAGCATTGAGCTGCCACTTGCTCATTTGTTATATCATTTTGATTGGAAACTTGCTAATGGGCTGAAACATGAAGATCTAGACATGACAGAGACTTGTGGCCTAACTGCTAGAAGAAAACAATTCCTTGTCTTAATTCCTATTCCTTACAAGTGA
- the LOC110611912 gene encoding premnaspirodiene oxygenase, which produces MVFSHFFSLPTLVPFLFFIFMVFRTWKKPRTKALVTTDLPPGPWKLPIIGNLHNLLGSLPHHRLQDLAKKYGPLVHLQLGEVTTIVISSPGIAKEVMATHDIIFAQRPFSLASNIISYDSTDIAFAPYGEYWRQIRKICTLELLSAKRVQSFGSIREEEVSNLVSRISSNAGSVVNLGRMLISFTYCVTSRAAFGRIREEQEAFVHLVKELMAVLGGFSIADLFPSIKVLQMVSGMGAKVKRLHQEADRILEDIVNGHKARKAVVKIADEVDDDLVDVLLKHHDPENLEFSLTIENIKSVILDIFVAGSETSSTVAEWAISEMLRNPTVMEKAQAEVRQVFRGKGHVEEAGLGELNYLKMVIKETLRLHPPLALLLPRESREECEISGHRIPIKTKVIVNAWAIGRDPNSWIEADKFNPERFSDSTIYYKGANFELIPFGAGRRACPGIAFGMANVEILLANLLYYFDWKLPIGMKPEELDMAESFGAVVGRKKDLELLPTLCHPLPSA; this is translated from the exons ATGGTGTTCTCACACTTCTTCTCCTTGCCTACACTTGTCCCGTTCCTCTTCTTTATCTTCATGGTATTTAGGACATGGAAGAAACCAAGAACTAAAGCTCTGGTTACCACAGATTTGCCCCCGGGGCCTTGGAAGCTACCCATCATAGGAAATCTGCATAATTTACTTGGGTCTCTACCACATCACAGACTTCAAGACCTCGCCAAGAAATATGGACCTCTTGTGCACCTTCAACTTGGTGAAGTTACCACCATAGTCATTTCTTCCCCAGGAATTGCAAAAGAAGTCATGGCAACCCATGATATTATCTTCGCACAAAGACCCTTTAGCCTTGCGTCAAATATAATCTCTTATGATTCCACAGACATTGCATTTGCACCATATGGAGAGTATTGGAGACAGATCAGGAAAATTTGCACATTGGAGCTTTTAAGTGCTAAGCGCGTGCAATCATTCGGATCAATCAGGGAAGAAGAGGTATCAAATCTAGTGAGTAGAATTTCTTCTAATGCAGGATCTGTGGTGAACCTTGGCAGGATGTTGATTTCTTTCACATATTGTGTAACTTCAAGGGCAGCCTTTGGTAGAATAAGGGAAGAGCAAGAAGCATTTGTACATcttgttaaagaattaatggcAGTGTTGGGAGGTTTTAGTATTGCCGATTTATTCCCATCAATTAAAGTTCTTCAAATGGTTAGTGGGATGGGAGCTAAAGTGAAAAGGTTGCATCAGGAAGCTGACAGGATACTCGAAGATATAGTTAATGGTCACAAAGCCAGAAAAGCTGTGGTTAAGATTGCTGATGAGGttgatgatgatcttgtagaTGTTCTCCTGAAGCATCATGATCCAGAAAACCTCGAGTTCTCTTTAACAATTGAGAACATTAAATCAGTCATCCTA GACATTTTCGTTGCAGGAAGTGAGACTTCATCTACAGTCGCAGAATGGGCGATATCAGAGATGCTAAGAAACCCAACAGTGATGGAAAAGGCACAAGCAGAGGTGAGGCAAGTATTCAGGGGAAAAGGCCATGTTGAAGAAGCAGGCCTTGGAGAATTAAATTACTTGAAAATGGTTATCAAAGAAACTCTAAGATTACACCCTCCTCTTGCTTTGCTACTTCCAAGAGAATCTCGAGAGGAATGCGAGATTAGTGGACATCGGATACCCATCAAGACCAAAGTGATTGTTAATGCATGGGCTATCGGAAGGGACCCAAATTCTTGGATTGAGGCTGACAAATTCAATCCAGAAAGATTTTCTGATAGTACAATATATTACAAGGGAGCTAATTTCGAGTTGATCCCCTTTGGCGCCGGAAGGAGGGCTTGTCCTGGAATAGCATTTGGCATGGCTAATGTCGAGATTCTACTTGCAAATTTGCTGTATTATTTTGACTGGAAACTCCCCATTGGAATGAAGCCAGAAGAACTAGACATGGCAGAGTCTTTTGGAGCAGTTGTCGGAAGAAAAAAAGACTTGGAGTTGCTTCCTACTCTCTGCCATCCTCTACCGTCGGCATAA